The following proteins come from a genomic window of Polyangiaceae bacterium:
- a CDS encoding GGDEF domain-containing protein, giving the protein MANEPTRSLPPGYYRVATLPKREASGQQPAITRPEMPAVRPPTRPSLRPVVDDWDEDTDVQRLSTLGVPLDEGSAEDHAVLVRTDGAHAGEVFSIGRGGATIGRHADSEVCVHDAGVSRHHARILPTAAGYLLEDLGSRNGVFVRAKRVERHMLHDGDTVHVGPRVGFRFAVVTAEHEDLLRQLYRSSTRDALTMAYNRRHFDERLQAEIAYALRHQSAVSVILFDIDFFKKVNDSFGHPAGDAVLRHVAKTAMGQLRTEDVFARYGGEEFAVLLRGIDRAGAARAAERIRATVQVIPAVYGRQPIGVTLSGGCATLAECDPRTGEELMGRADDRLYRAKEGGRNRIVAFD; this is encoded by the coding sequence GTGGCCAATGAACCCACTCGCTCGCTGCCGCCCGGCTACTACCGGGTAGCTACGCTCCCCAAGCGGGAAGCGAGTGGCCAACAGCCCGCCATCACTCGACCGGAAATGCCGGCGGTGCGGCCGCCCACCCGGCCGTCGCTCCGACCGGTGGTGGACGACTGGGACGAAGACACCGACGTTCAACGGCTGTCCACGCTGGGTGTTCCGCTGGACGAGGGGTCGGCGGAGGATCACGCGGTTCTGGTGCGCACGGATGGCGCCCACGCGGGGGAGGTGTTCAGCATCGGCCGCGGCGGCGCCACCATCGGGCGCCACGCTGACAGCGAGGTGTGCGTTCACGACGCCGGAGTGAGCCGACACCACGCCCGCATTTTGCCCACGGCAGCTGGCTACCTGCTCGAGGATCTGGGGTCGCGAAACGGCGTCTTCGTTCGAGCCAAACGCGTGGAGCGTCACATGCTGCACGACGGCGACACGGTGCACGTGGGGCCTCGGGTGGGCTTTCGCTTCGCGGTCGTGACGGCGGAGCACGAAGATCTGCTCCGACAGCTCTATCGATCGAGCACTCGAGACGCCCTCACCATGGCCTACAACCGGCGTCACTTCGACGAGCGCCTGCAGGCGGAGATCGCCTATGCGCTGCGGCACCAGAGCGCGGTCAGCGTGATCCTGTTCGACATCGACTTCTTCAAGAAGGTGAACGACAGCTTCGGCCACCCCGCCGGGGATGCCGTGCTGCGCCACGTCGCCAAGACGGCAATGGGGCAGCTGCGCACCGAGGACGTGTTCGCGCGCTACGGTGGCGAGGAGTTCGCGGTGCTCCTGCGCGGAATCGACCGAGCCGGCGCTGCGCGGGCCGCGGAGCGCATCCGGGCGACCGTTCAGGTGATCCCGGCGGTGTACGGCCGGCAGCCCATCGGCGTGACCCTCAGCGGTGGCTGCGCCACCTTGGCGGAGTGCGACCCGAGGACCGGAGAAGAGCTGATGGGCCGCGCCGACGACCGCCTATATCGTGCGAAAGAGGGCGGTCGAAACCGCATCGTGGCCTTCGACTGA
- a CDS encoding EVE domain-containing protein codes for MAHFLVKSEPYKYAFADLVRDRKTVWDGVRNFEARNNLRAMKKGDLVLYYHSNEGKEIVGVAKVVRTAYPDATATDGDWSVVDLAPVKALAEPVTLAQLKADPAFAEMALIKRSRISVVPVSAVHFKRVLKLSGTKL; via the coding sequence ATGGCCCACTTCCTGGTGAAGAGCGAGCCCTACAAGTACGCCTTCGCGGACTTGGTGCGGGACAGGAAGACCGTGTGGGACGGCGTGCGGAACTTCGAGGCCCGCAACAACCTGCGCGCCATGAAAAAGGGCGATCTGGTTCTCTACTACCACTCGAACGAGGGCAAGGAGATCGTGGGCGTGGCAAAGGTGGTGCGCACCGCGTATCCCGATGCCACGGCCACGGACGGGGACTGGAGCGTCGTCGACCTGGCTCCGGTCAAGGCGCTGGCCGAGCCCGTCACCCTGGCGCAGCTCAAGGCGGACCCCGCATTCGCGGAGATGGCCCTCATCAAGCGCTCGCGCATCTCCGTCGTGCCGGTGAGCGCGGTGCACTTCAAGCGCGTCCTGAAGCTCTCCGGCACCAAGCTGTGA
- a CDS encoding ATP-dependent metallopeptidase FtsH/Yme1/Tma family protein produces the protein MPEAAPPPRPGLRSGTPDAQRPWRGWVMLAVLLGSLMAWQYFGAREQARPPIAYTSFYDLVKKDQVESVTLRGQQVSGKLKSKQKIEDHEIENFDTMLPQQEDKDLMPLLREKGVKVEVKSEEQPVAIQLLLTVLPWVLIIGVWVWLSRRAQRMMGGAGGPLSGMLKGKSHRFEQESQVAVNFEDVAGLKSAKQDLEEIVEFLKHPERFRRLGGKVPRGVLLVGPPGTGKTLLARAVAGESGVPFFSINGSEFIELFVGVGASRVRELFEEAKRVAPAIIFIDEIDAVGRSRGAGLGGGHDEREQTLNQLLSEMDGFSRNDLTIVLAATNRPDVLDPALLRPGRFDRRVVIDRPELAARQAILAVHTKDKPVSSDVRLDDLARNTPGFSGADLANLVNEAALNATRRGADALEPADFRAAYDKIVLGDPRETKLDPEEKHRVAVHEAGHAVVAHFSAHAEPLHRVSIIPRGMALGVTQQTPQADRHIMTQAELESRLRVLMGGYAAESVILDGISSGAANDLQKASDIAFKMVAHFGMSDRVGPVYHEHKTEHPFLGQVLATEGGTSDATVHIIEEETRRFLTDAVEGAKRVVGERRAELDRLVAVLLEKETVEQKDLEQLLGPSITAEGAVPVPLHFDGTSSG, from the coding sequence ATGCCCGAAGCCGCACCTCCTCCGCGCCCTGGCCTCCGCAGCGGGACGCCCGACGCCCAACGCCCATGGCGAGGCTGGGTGATGCTCGCGGTGCTGTTGGGCTCGCTGATGGCGTGGCAGTACTTCGGTGCTCGGGAGCAGGCGCGTCCGCCCATCGCCTACACCTCCTTCTACGATCTGGTGAAGAAGGACCAGGTCGAGTCCGTCACGCTCCGCGGGCAGCAGGTCAGCGGCAAGCTGAAGAGCAAGCAGAAGATCGAAGATCACGAGATCGAGAACTTCGACACCATGCTGCCGCAGCAGGAGGACAAGGACCTCATGCCCTTGCTGCGCGAGAAGGGCGTGAAGGTCGAGGTCAAGAGCGAAGAGCAACCCGTCGCCATCCAGCTGCTCCTCACCGTCTTGCCGTGGGTGCTCATCATTGGTGTGTGGGTTTGGCTCTCGCGACGTGCTCAGCGCATGATGGGCGGCGCCGGCGGTCCGCTGTCGGGAATGCTCAAAGGCAAGTCCCATCGCTTCGAGCAGGAGTCCCAAGTCGCCGTCAATTTCGAGGACGTGGCCGGGCTCAAGTCCGCCAAGCAGGATCTGGAGGAGATCGTCGAGTTCTTGAAGCACCCGGAGCGCTTCCGGCGCTTGGGCGGCAAGGTCCCCCGCGGGGTGCTCCTGGTGGGCCCGCCCGGTACCGGCAAGACGCTGCTGGCGCGGGCCGTGGCCGGAGAATCCGGGGTGCCCTTCTTCTCCATCAATGGCTCGGAGTTCATCGAGCTTTTCGTGGGTGTTGGTGCGTCGCGGGTCCGCGAGCTGTTCGAAGAAGCGAAGCGCGTCGCGCCGGCCATCATCTTCATCGACGAGATCGACGCCGTGGGTCGTTCGCGTGGTGCCGGTCTGGGCGGCGGCCACGACGAGCGAGAGCAGACGCTGAACCAGCTGCTCTCGGAGATGGACGGCTTCTCGCGCAACGACCTCACCATCGTGCTGGCCGCCACCAATCGTCCGGACGTGCTCGACCCCGCGCTGCTGCGCCCGGGGCGCTTCGACCGTCGCGTGGTCATCGATCGGCCCGAGCTCGCGGCGCGCCAGGCCATCCTCGCGGTCCACACCAAAGACAAGCCCGTCTCCAGCGACGTTCGTCTGGACGACCTCGCCCGCAACACCCCGGGCTTCTCGGGTGCAGATCTGGCAAACCTCGTGAACGAGGCGGCGCTGAACGCCACGCGGCGCGGCGCGGATGCCCTGGAGCCCGCGGACTTCCGCGCCGCCTACGACAAGATCGTGCTGGGCGACCCGCGGGAGACCAAGCTCGATCCGGAGGAGAAGCATCGCGTGGCCGTCCACGAAGCGGGGCACGCGGTGGTGGCACACTTCTCCGCGCACGCGGAGCCGCTGCATCGCGTGTCCATCATTCCCCGCGGCATGGCACTGGGCGTGACGCAACAAACGCCACAAGCGGACCGCCACATCATGACGCAGGCGGAGCTCGAGTCTCGTTTGCGAGTGCTCATGGGCGGCTACGCGGCGGAAAGCGTGATCCTCGACGGCATCTCTTCCGGCGCCGCGAACGACTTGCAGAAAGCGTCGGACATCGCCTTCAAGATGGTGGCGCACTTCGGCATGAGCGACCGCGTGGGGCCCGTGTACCACGAGCACAAGACGGAGCACCCGTTCCTGGGACAGGTGCTGGCCACGGAGGGCGGAACCAGCGACGCCACGGTGCACATCATCGAAGAGGAGACGCGTCGCTTCCTGACCGATGCGGTGGAGGGCGCCAAGCGCGTGGTGGGCGAGCGGCGGGCGGAGCTCGACCGGCTGGTGGCCGTGCTGCTGGAGAAGGAAACCGTGGAGCAGAAGGACTTGGAGCAGCTGCTCGGACCTTCCATCACAGCGGAAGGGGCAGTGCCGGTTCCGCTGCATTTCGACGGTACGAGTAGCGGCTGA
- a CDS encoding L,D-transpeptidase, with the protein MEPAASTTPKGASPVKSVIGTERDNLPFEPDGTKIASIAWRNWVYTDTGPKRTRYGYLRAGAILDARGPAIVNDGCAGGWYRINPRGFVCVGKGATLDVDNPVVVASSVRPVRGQGLPYLYARAGDVPPLRYFRLPTKAEMKMVEGEGWDGHALAFKQRLGPLGLTDLLGEIGPPPDFVPQKGEIAKPYGVPQHLHFSVHAGRAAPDSGFAIQRVFEWEGRIFGLTTELDIIALDRTHVVKPSEFHGVELKDGESLPLAFVMQHFSQRYEISEAGPMVPRGSYRWREGVLLTGKSNGGGFLETTDGHLLAGDGTRVIKARDSFPSFATGTRKWIDISINDQSLVAYVGTKPVYVTLVSTGRGGLGDPEKTFSTARGTFMVHSKHVSATMDGNEDKSDSYNLLDVPFVQYFHKGFALHGTYWHDEFGKVRSHGCVNLSPIDAAWLFEWTDPVVPPGWHSVLNKDRGTVVFIHA; encoded by the coding sequence GTGGAGCCGGCGGCGTCCACCACGCCGAAGGGGGCGTCGCCCGTCAAGAGCGTGATCGGCACCGAGCGGGACAACCTGCCGTTCGAGCCGGACGGCACCAAGATCGCGTCCATCGCGTGGCGCAACTGGGTGTACACGGACACCGGGCCCAAACGCACCCGCTACGGCTACCTGCGCGCGGGAGCCATCCTCGACGCTCGCGGTCCCGCGATCGTGAACGACGGCTGCGCCGGCGGTTGGTATCGCATCAACCCCCGCGGCTTCGTGTGCGTCGGGAAGGGCGCGACGCTGGACGTCGACAACCCCGTCGTGGTCGCTTCCAGCGTCCGGCCCGTGCGCGGGCAGGGCTTGCCCTACCTCTATGCGCGCGCCGGGGACGTGCCGCCGCTCCGCTATTTCCGCCTGCCCACCAAGGCCGAGATGAAGATGGTGGAAGGCGAAGGTTGGGACGGTCACGCCCTGGCCTTCAAACAACGGCTCGGCCCCTTGGGGCTCACGGATCTACTGGGAGAGATCGGCCCACCGCCGGACTTCGTGCCGCAGAAGGGCGAGATCGCCAAGCCCTACGGCGTGCCGCAGCACCTGCACTTCTCCGTGCACGCTGGGCGCGCCGCACCGGACAGCGGCTTCGCCATCCAGCGCGTGTTCGAGTGGGAGGGCCGCATCTTCGGGCTCACGACGGAGCTCGACATCATCGCGCTGGATCGCACCCACGTGGTGAAGCCGTCGGAGTTCCACGGCGTGGAGCTGAAGGACGGCGAGAGCCTGCCCCTGGCCTTCGTGATGCAGCACTTCTCGCAGCGCTACGAGATCAGTGAGGCCGGCCCCATGGTGCCCCGAGGGAGCTACCGCTGGCGCGAGGGCGTGCTGCTTACGGGCAAGAGCAACGGCGGCGGCTTCTTGGAGACCACCGACGGTCACCTGCTCGCGGGCGACGGCACCCGCGTGATCAAGGCCCGGGACAGCTTTCCGAGCTTCGCCACCGGTACTCGCAAGTGGATCGACATTTCCATCAACGACCAATCACTGGTCGCCTACGTGGGTACCAAACCGGTGTACGTCACGCTCGTGAGCACCGGCCGTGGCGGCCTCGGGGATCCGGAAAAGACCTTCAGCACCGCCCGCGGCACCTTCATGGTCCACTCCAAGCACGTGTCCGCCACCATGGACGGCAACGAGGACAAGTCCGACTCCTACAATCTCTTGGACGTGCCCTTCGTGCAGTACTTCCACAAGGGCTTCGCCCTGCACGGCACCTACTGGCACGACGAGTTCGGCAAGGTCAGAAGCCACGGCTGCGTGAACCTCTCTCCCATCGACGCCGCTTGGCTCTTCGAGTGGACGGATCCCGTCGTGCCCCCCGGCTGGCACTCGGTGCTGAACAAGGATCGCGGAACCGTCGTGTTCATCCACGCCTGA
- a CDS encoding enoyl-CoA hydratase/isomerase family protein yields MTGVDLAHADGIATMTIENPPVNALAQSVVAELLARLQEAEADPSVAAVVVRGAGSTFVAGADITRLERIARGEAPIAASPILGDVLDAIEQSPKPVVAAIDGYALGGGLELAMACAARVATPSARLGLPELRLGLIPGAGGTQRLPRLVGVERALTMMLSSKELSGGSAPGLIDEVANATELLQRARSLAHAIASGRTPWRRTLQRAELVADVAAAHSALAKAKSGLKTRNVSYPDACLEAVRVGIEQGAARGLVRERELFRELLGSPAARGLIHVFFAERQVAKVPGVTDRASSPRRAEHVGVIGGGTMGSGIATALLAAGVSVSLLEVDAARGEAARERVTQNLQRQVERGRLDESAARKQLSQLTTHTELEALASSQIVIEAASEDPELKKTLFSRLDPLLSPTALLCSNTSTIDIRELAGATQHADRVVGLHFFSPAHVMKLVEVVRTSETSSAAVVDALGLVKRLRKTPVVVTSGPGFLVNRVFSRYSRAAGFLVDHGVDPYRIDDALFAFGMPMGPCRMSDLAGIDVGIAAGAILDAAHPDRSYRSALRKLLAEAGRLGEKTGAGHYRYVAGKAERDPELASFVQRAREAAGNPEPIDVTDEEIVELTLFGVVDEACRALDEGVVLRAGDVDVASILGMGFPAYRGGPMQWAEGLGAAYVRESLASYAQRFGLGLFAPSEGLSRRAETGSVLS; encoded by the coding sequence ATGACCGGAGTCGACCTCGCGCACGCCGACGGCATCGCCACGATGACGATCGAGAACCCGCCGGTGAACGCCCTCGCTCAGAGCGTCGTCGCCGAGCTCCTGGCACGACTCCAGGAAGCCGAAGCCGACCCCTCGGTCGCCGCGGTCGTGGTGCGCGGCGCCGGGAGCACGTTCGTGGCGGGAGCCGACATCACTCGCCTCGAGCGCATCGCCCGCGGCGAAGCGCCCATCGCCGCCTCGCCGATCTTGGGTGACGTACTGGACGCCATCGAGCAATCGCCAAAGCCCGTCGTCGCCGCCATCGACGGCTACGCCCTGGGCGGCGGCCTGGAGCTGGCCATGGCCTGCGCGGCGCGCGTCGCCACGCCCAGCGCGCGCTTGGGTCTGCCGGAGCTCCGCCTCGGCTTGATCCCCGGCGCCGGAGGTACTCAGCGGCTGCCGCGCTTGGTGGGCGTGGAGCGCGCGCTCACCATGATGCTGTCGAGCAAGGAGCTCTCCGGCGGCAGCGCGCCCGGGCTGATCGACGAAGTCGCCAACGCGACGGAGCTTCTCCAGCGGGCACGGAGCCTCGCTCACGCGATCGCCAGCGGCAGGACCCCCTGGCGCCGCACGCTCCAGCGGGCCGAGCTCGTGGCCGACGTCGCCGCCGCCCACAGCGCCCTTGCCAAGGCCAAGAGCGGCCTCAAGACCCGCAACGTGAGCTACCCCGACGCCTGTCTCGAAGCCGTGCGGGTCGGCATCGAGCAGGGCGCCGCACGGGGCCTCGTCCGTGAGCGCGAGCTGTTCCGAGAGCTCCTCGGCTCCCCAGCCGCGCGCGGTCTGATCCACGTGTTCTTCGCCGAGCGGCAGGTCGCCAAGGTCCCTGGCGTCACCGATCGCGCGTCGTCGCCGCGCCGGGCGGAGCACGTGGGCGTGATCGGTGGCGGCACCATGGGCTCCGGCATCGCGACGGCGCTGCTCGCCGCCGGCGTCTCCGTGAGCCTGCTGGAGGTGGACGCCGCCCGCGGGGAGGCCGCGCGCGAACGCGTCACCCAGAACCTGCAGCGGCAGGTCGAACGCGGGCGTCTCGACGAGAGCGCCGCACGAAAGCAGCTGAGTCAGCTGACCACGCATACGGAGCTCGAGGCGCTGGCTTCTAGTCAGATCGTCATCGAGGCTGCGAGCGAGGACCCGGAGCTCAAGAAGACGCTCTTCTCTCGCCTCGACCCGCTGCTCTCGCCGACGGCGCTGTTGTGCAGCAACACGTCCACGATCGACATCCGCGAGTTGGCCGGCGCCACGCAGCACGCCGATCGCGTCGTCGGCTTGCACTTCTTCAGCCCTGCGCACGTGATGAAATTGGTGGAGGTGGTGCGCACGAGCGAGACCTCGAGCGCGGCCGTGGTCGACGCCCTGGGCCTGGTGAAGAGGCTCCGAAAGACGCCCGTGGTGGTGACGAGCGGTCCGGGTTTCCTGGTCAATCGCGTGTTTTCCCGCTACTCCCGCGCCGCGGGGTTCCTGGTGGATCACGGCGTCGATCCCTATCGCATCGACGACGCACTGTTCGCCTTCGGCATGCCCATGGGCCCGTGCCGCATGAGCGATCTGGCCGGCATCGACGTGGGTATCGCGGCCGGTGCCATCCTCGACGCCGCGCACCCGGATCGCAGCTACCGCTCCGCCCTCCGCAAGCTCCTGGCCGAGGCCGGCCGCCTCGGTGAAAAGACGGGCGCCGGACACTATCGCTACGTCGCCGGCAAGGCCGAACGGGATCCGGAGCTCGCGAGCTTCGTGCAGCGCGCGCGGGAAGCTGCCGGAAACCCCGAGCCCATCGACGTGACGGACGAAGAGATCGTGGAGCTGACGCTGTTTGGCGTGGTGGACGAAGCGTGCCGCGCTCTCGACGAAGGCGTGGTGCTCCGCGCCGGAGACGTGGATGTCGCTTCCATCTTGGGCATGGGTTTTCCGGCGTACCGCGGGGGGCCGATGCAGTGGGCCGAGGGTCTGGGCGCGGCGTACGTGCGCGAGTCCCTCGCGAGCTACGCCCAGCGCTTCGGGCTGGGACTGTTCGCGCCGAGCGAGGGGCTCTCGCGACGGGCCGAGACGGGCAGCGTCTTGTCCTGA
- a CDS encoding mechanosensitive ion channel family protein has product MNVRRLYMFLCWAVVWLSATSAFAAPPEDCSTPRRATDSVFAWQQPESHDLAKATMCLDPAGRTPHALKESAKHLKAVYDGRALYVNMEDISDEAGYRDPVSGKAVVVPHSGLPDVALELHGKKWVWTRASLDRIDELFEDSSSLLGDSTIEKLPDWLRGSVLGVQTWQYLALLMVLLVGLVLRRTIQFVVQRRVKDLVEKHGQLWASRLVDVFASPGATLLMALLLRVTYPELRLPLTAALAMSVAVRVLVAVSIVWAAYRLVDVFAERMAQKAAATESKLDDQLVPLIRKFLKVFTVVAGVLFVLQNLNVNVASLLAGLGIGGLAVALAAKDTIANFFGSVMIFVDRPFQIGDWVVVDGAEGIIEEVGFRSTRIRTFYNSVITLPNARFMEAKIDNYGARQYRRTFVTLNLTYDTTPEQMQAFVEGVRAIIVANPHTRKDYYEVHMSGFGAHSLDVMLYFFFAVDSWSMELRERHNVYLEIMRLAKDLGVEFAFPTQTLFVDQVAAPGAARKLPEPQPTESMARVVDGYGPEGDRARPSGPRITDGYLAATAPAAQSADDAG; this is encoded by the coding sequence GTGAACGTCCGCAGACTCTACATGTTCTTGTGCTGGGCCGTGGTGTGGCTCTCGGCGACCAGCGCCTTCGCGGCGCCCCCGGAGGATTGCTCCACGCCCCGGAGGGCGACGGACTCGGTGTTCGCGTGGCAACAGCCCGAGAGCCACGATCTGGCCAAGGCGACGATGTGCCTGGATCCGGCGGGGCGCACGCCGCATGCGCTCAAGGAATCGGCCAAGCACCTGAAGGCGGTTTACGACGGCCGCGCCCTGTACGTGAACATGGAGGACATCAGCGACGAGGCCGGCTACCGCGATCCGGTCAGCGGCAAGGCCGTCGTCGTTCCTCACTCGGGCCTACCGGACGTGGCCCTCGAGCTGCACGGCAAGAAGTGGGTGTGGACTCGCGCTTCGCTGGATCGCATCGACGAGCTGTTCGAGGATTCGTCGTCCCTGCTGGGCGACAGCACCATAGAGAAGCTACCGGACTGGCTGCGCGGCTCGGTGCTGGGGGTGCAGACCTGGCAGTACCTGGCGCTCCTGATGGTGCTGCTCGTGGGATTGGTGCTGCGGCGCACGATCCAGTTCGTGGTGCAGCGCCGCGTGAAGGATCTGGTGGAGAAGCACGGCCAGCTCTGGGCGTCGCGCTTGGTGGACGTGTTCGCGTCTCCCGGCGCCACGCTCTTGATGGCGCTGCTCTTGCGGGTGACCTATCCGGAGCTCAGGCTGCCGCTGACGGCGGCCCTGGCGATGAGCGTGGCCGTGCGCGTGCTGGTGGCGGTGTCCATCGTGTGGGCCGCCTATCGCCTGGTGGACGTGTTCGCGGAGCGCATGGCGCAAAAGGCGGCGGCCACGGAATCCAAGCTGGACGACCAGCTGGTGCCGCTGATCCGCAAGTTCCTGAAGGTCTTCACCGTGGTCGCGGGCGTGTTGTTCGTTCTGCAGAACCTGAACGTCAACGTCGCGTCACTCCTGGCGGGCCTGGGCATCGGCGGCTTGGCCGTAGCCCTGGCCGCCAAGGACACCATCGCGAACTTCTTCGGCAGCGTGATGATCTTCGTCGACCGGCCGTTCCAGATCGGGGATTGGGTGGTGGTCGACGGCGCCGAGGGCATCATCGAGGAAGTCGGCTTCCGCTCGACGCGCATCCGCACCTTCTACAATTCCGTGATCACGCTGCCGAACGCGCGCTTCATGGAGGCCAAGATCGACAACTACGGTGCGCGTCAGTACCGCCGCACCTTCGTCACCCTGAACCTGACCTACGACACCACGCCGGAGCAGATGCAGGCCTTCGTGGAGGGCGTACGCGCCATCATCGTGGCCAATCCGCACACTCGCAAAGACTACTACGAGGTGCACATGTCCGGCTTCGGAGCGCACTCTCTGGACGTGATGCTGTACTTCTTCTTTGCGGTGGACTCGTGGTCCATGGAGCTCCGGGAGCGCCACAACGTGTATCTCGAGATCATGCGCCTGGCGAAGGACCTGGGCGTGGAGTTTGCGTTCCCCACACAGACGTTGTTCGTGGACCAGGTGGCCGCCCCCGGAGCGGCGCGCAAGCTGCCCGAGCCGCAGCCCACGGAGAGCATGGCGCGAGTGGTCGACGGCTACGGTCCGGAGGGGGACCGCGCGCGCCCGAGCGGCCCGCGCATCACGGACGGCTACCTGGCGGCCACGGCGCCGGCCGCGCAGAGCGCCGACGACGCGGGCTGA
- a CDS encoding NUDIX hydrolase, whose protein sequence is MPRGAWAIVKEVARHLLRRPVVGIAAAARTRDGRWLLIRRTDTGEWALPGGTLEWGETLRDGIRRELREEAGVLSAELGEVSGVYSAPERDARFHAVTVVILATVDEPSQPPENPVEIAEVRLFEESELPTRLAHGMGPMLDNARAGRPFWE, encoded by the coding sequence ATCCCGCGTGGTGCCTGGGCCATCGTCAAGGAAGTCGCCCGCCATCTCTTGCGGCGGCCGGTGGTCGGCATTGCAGCCGCGGCGCGCACCCGGGATGGGCGTTGGCTGCTCATCCGCCGCACCGACACGGGCGAGTGGGCGCTGCCCGGCGGCACGCTGGAGTGGGGCGAAACGCTGCGCGATGGCATCCGCCGGGAGCTCCGGGAAGAAGCCGGGGTGCTCTCGGCGGAGCTCGGCGAGGTCTCCGGGGTCTACTCCGCGCCTGAGCGGGACGCGCGCTTCCACGCGGTGACCGTGGTCATCCTCGCCACCGTGGACGAGCCCTCCCAGCCCCCGGAAAATCCCGTGGAAATTGCAGAGGTACGCCTCTTCGAGGAGTCCGAGCTGCCCACCCGACTGGCCCACGGCATGGGGCCCATGCTGGACAACGCGCGCGCCGGCCGCCCCTTCTGGGAGTGA
- a CDS encoding universal stress protein, producing MVPSAQGAIVVGLDESPHGELALLEGLRRAATRGSVLHVVSVLDGYDPMKKLEYASARINLDADKKQLSERVAELVARHEASGGGSVEVHRHVLVGPAAHELARAARSVRADLLIVGTHGRKGMGRMVLGSVAEELLRQAPCSVLVVRDKSWQ from the coding sequence ATGGTTCCGTCCGCGCAGGGAGCTATCGTGGTGGGCTTGGACGAGTCGCCCCACGGTGAGCTCGCCCTGCTCGAGGGCCTGAGGCGGGCGGCGACGCGGGGCTCCGTGTTGCACGTCGTCTCCGTGCTCGACGGCTACGATCCGATGAAGAAGCTCGAGTACGCCAGCGCGCGCATCAACCTGGACGCCGACAAGAAGCAGCTTTCGGAGCGGGTGGCGGAGCTCGTCGCGCGCCACGAGGCGTCCGGCGGCGGGAGCGTGGAGGTGCACCGCCACGTGCTCGTGGGTCCGGCGGCGCACGAGCTGGCTCGGGCGGCCCGCAGCGTTCGGGCGGATTTGTTGATCGTGGGGACCCACGGGCGGAAGGGAATGGGCCGAATGGTGCTGGGTTCCGTGGCCGAGGAGCTCTTGCGTCAGGCTCCGTGCTCCGTGCTGGTGGTCCGCGACAAGAGCTGGCAATGA
- a CDS encoding EAL domain-containing response regulator has translation MTPSALNLIAADPAPQSTSSHSGLAPATLPPDPRSERLAEGSRGSVLVVDDDAMVRRSMARLLAQRGYDVTTAPDGADAILQISKEPVDVIVSDIAMPGMDGIQLLREVREHDLLVPVVLITGEPAVSTAVAALQYGAFHYLTKPAAPDEVDRIVERGVRLHRMARVKQQAADLLGLDGARAADRAGLEASYDRALSTLWIAFQPILSLSSRRVFGHEALLRSKEPSLPHPGAVIDAAQRLERLPELGRTIRDRAASTVASAPESGNLFVNLHVHDLLDPALFLPDAPLSKLASRVILEITERSSLEEVRDVRSRVAALREMGFRIAVDDLGAGYAGLTSFAQLEPEVVKLDMSLVRDVHISSTKQKVIRSMTSLCRDMDMLVVAEGVETREERDALVELGCDLFQGYLFAKPGPAFPLVAW, from the coding sequence ATGACCCCCTCGGCCCTCAATCTGATTGCTGCGGATCCCGCACCTCAGAGCACATCGTCCCACTCGGGTTTGGCCCCCGCCACTTTGCCCCCGGATCCGCGCTCGGAACGGCTCGCCGAGGGCTCCCGCGGCTCCGTGCTGGTGGTGGATGACGACGCCATGGTCCGTCGCAGCATGGCGCGGCTCCTGGCGCAGCGAGGCTACGACGTGACAACCGCCCCGGATGGCGCCGACGCCATTCTGCAGATCTCGAAGGAGCCGGTCGACGTCATCGTCAGCGACATCGCGATGCCCGGGATGGACGGCATCCAGCTGCTGCGCGAGGTGCGAGAGCACGACCTATTGGTCCCGGTGGTGCTCATCACCGGCGAGCCGGCGGTATCTACCGCGGTGGCGGCGCTGCAGTACGGCGCCTTCCACTACCTCACCAAGCCCGCCGCGCCGGACGAAGTGGATCGCATCGTGGAACGCGGGGTGCGCCTACATCGCATGGCGCGCGTCAAGCAACAGGCGGCGGATCTGCTCGGCCTGGATGGCGCTCGGGCCGCGGATCGCGCGGGGCTCGAGGCTAGCTACGACCGCGCCCTGTCCACGCTGTGGATCGCGTTCCAGCCCATCCTCTCGCTGTCCTCGCGTCGCGTCTTCGGACACGAGGCCCTGCTGCGCAGCAAGGAGCCCAGCCTGCCGCACCCCGGCGCCGTGATCGATGCGGCACAGCGCCTGGAGCGCTTGCCGGAGCTCGGGCGGACCATTCGCGACCGCGCCGCAAGCACCGTGGCGAGCGCTCCGGAGTCCGGCAATCTGTTCGTGAACCTCCACGTCCATGACCTGCTCGACCCGGCGTTGTTCTTGCCGGACGCGCCCCTGTCCAAGCTCGCGAGCCGTGTGATTCTCGAGATCACCGAGCGCTCCAGCTTGGAAGAGGTGCGCGACGTCCGAAGCCGCGTCGCGGCCCTCAGAGAGATGGGATTTCGCATCGCCGTCGACGATCTGGGTGCCGGCTACGCCGGCTTGACCAGCTTCGCGCAGCTCGAGCCCGAGGTCGTGAAGCTCGACATGAGCTTGGTGCGGGACGTTCACATCAGTAGCACCAAGCAAAAGGTCATTCGTTCGATGACCTCGCTATGCCGCGACATGGACATGCTGGTGGTGGCAGAAGGCGTTGAAACGCGGGAGGAGCGCGACGCCCTGGTGGAGCTCGGCTGCGACCTGTTCCAAGGCTATCTGTTCGCCAAACCCGGCCCCGCCTTCCCGCTCGTCGCTTGGTGA